The genomic segment cctgggcagtgcctgggggTGCCAAGAGCCCCCAGCTCGCAGGAAAATCAAGAGAAGGCATCGGGCAGGGAAAgttcccccagcccctctgctcctctaCCTGTGAGTGACCTTTGAGGGTGCTTGGTCACTGCTGTCCATGGCAAACACTCAGGGATGGGGTTCAGCCTCTGCCAGTCCCTCAGATCCATCCCAGTGCCTGGAGGGGACTCCCTGATTGATCCTggctttcctctctttttgcTTCCCATCAATCCCTCTTTACCACAGGGAACTTTCCCCTGCTGTCTTTAACACCAGGATACCTAAAATTTATAAACccttctccccttttcccagcccCAACATGTGACAAGGGGAATGGCAGCGATGCCTCCCTCCTGCATTTTGCAGGatgaacagccccagcccaaattcagctttttctgcTCCAGAACTCCACTTGGCTTGGATGGAGATCTGTCCAAACCCCTCAGGGCTGTCCTTGGAGCGCTGGCCACACAAAATACAGTTTGTCTTCCCCAGGCAGGGGTGGCAATGTCACCCAAGAGCGGGTTGGAAGTGTGGCACAagcacccagcagagcagcccagcatAATTAGGCAGCATTCTTATTCACGTCATCTCCTGGCTTTGGCATGGCTTTTATTGCAGTCATTACAAAGACAGATATTACTTTTGGATTGACTCACTTGATGGGTTGATCAGCACTTTATTGTAGCCTCCAGTTATAGCACTTTTTATGGCAGCCAGAAGAACTTAACCATTAGCACACTATTAGGAAGAACACTGGCAAACTGATTAAGTTGCTGAAGgtcaaagacatttttcttaattGCTCCGTGtgtgctccctcctcctcctcctgcaacAGAGCTGGAGGGAGAATTATTCCCTTTTAACAACAAAGTCACAGAGCAGCACCTCGGGTTTGCCATCAAATCCTTGGGGGGAGAGAGGCTCACTCCCCACCCCAGATCCCCCCAAACTGTTACACTCTGGCTGCTGGAGTGAAGGCGTGGAGATTTTCATggatgaaaactgaaaaagccGTCAGGGTGACTTCCTGCACACGATGAGCAAGTGTGGCCAAAAGGAAAGGACATGCCAAGGGGACATCCCTGTCGTGGGAGGGAGATGGAAGAAGATTTTCCAGCCTCTGGGGGGGCTCTCACAGCTCTCAGTtggattttccagcctctggGGGGGGCTCTCACAGCTCCCAGTtggattttccagcctctgaGGGGGCTCCAAACAGAACTGCCAGAACAGCCCCACCACAGGCAAGAAGAGATCCCAGAGTCCGGGAAAGTCTCTCAGATCAGCTTTGTCATTCTCCCCCTTGGAATGCAGCCCTTGAGGTGTTTTCCCACGAATTCTCTGGGAAAGATGCTCAGCAAGGTGttcattccctgttttccaggctgTGCTCCAGAGGTACTCAGGGATGacaattcccagcacaggctgggccGGTGGcacctccctgcctgtccccagcacaggggacagagaGTTTCTCCTGTGGGATCCAGGATGTACTTACCTGGAGCTCACTCGTTACCCAGCACAGCTAATTAATGCAATTTTAAACTGTGTGATCCCTTCATCTGACTGGGACCGTTTCAgttttctcctccagctcctcctcactgAGATGAGAAGCCAAAATCACCAAAAGCCACTTCTGTGATAAAACCTACCTGCAAAATCTGCATGGTCCTGGCGATCTGTCAGTCTCAGCCACAGCTTTGGCTGCTCCTGGCGCTGCTTCTTTCCACTTCATCCTGTTTTATGTCACCACAGCTTCTCCCAGGCAGAACCAGTTCAACAAATATTAAAAGGGAACAAAGTCCCATCAAAACAACACTGCCCATCCTGATGGGGACAGAATTGCCCCACGGTGCAGGAGGGAAGTTTGCTGCCCGTGGGCCATCAAGGAAGGACTTTTTTTCTAGGAATTCCTGAAAAACGTGAGAGTAACATGCAGGGCACAAGATGTCCATTCTGATGGGAATTGTCAATAGGAAAAAAGCTGCATCTCATTCGAGCTGCCCCATCACCTGCACTCAGAACTGCCTTTGGAAGTTGCCTGGGTTTTCCACTTAAATGAAgtttttttattctgctctttCCTGTTACCTGTGAGAGTTTATAAAATACTCCTCCTTCAGCCTCCTTCAGCTCATCTTTATCAGCGAACTCAATAACCTCAAGAATAAGCACAGTCCTCTCTTATCCCTCTTCACCCTAATTAAGATGCTCTTAAACATCTCCTTCCCTCGGGTGTTACCTAATTAGGGTTTGCAATTAAAGATGTGCCCGAGGGCTTTGCTCAGAGCTTGGCACCAGTCCAGGCCCCACACCGGGGCTCCTGCCAGGCTCGGGTTGTCCCTCAGTCCTtggtggcactcagggacatCCCAACaaggagctctgctgagggttTGGGATCAGGGCACATGtcaggatttctttctctggttCTCACTGCTGAGTCCAAAGTTTCCCCACTTGCATGTGGGGGAAGCTCCTTGGAATATTTGCCATTACTATatcaaaattttctctttaattgaTCTTAGGGTACCAAAAACTCTCAATCCCCAATCTCCCCCCCCACCCCTTCCCTGTgattatttcagattttcccTCTTTGCTCCAAGACCAGACCCTGTGGAAGAGCTGGAGGGCATCTCCTATGGTCCCACCTCCCAAAATGTGGTGCTCCCCTCGTGCCAGGAGCCTCTGAGCATCCCAAACAGGGACATTTTCCCTCTGAGACCAAGGTCTAACCAAGGCTCCTTTGGGACTTCAGGAAGACAAATAAAAACCCGGGGCTGGCTCAGAGGACGGTGCAGAGGGAAATGCATGAAATCCTCATTTCCCTCATTCACACCACAGCCATCAGCCCCAGCAGGACACCATGGAAGTTCACCCAAACAGGCACAATTCCAGGCCTGTTCTGGAGTTCAGCTGAGAGGGGAGAATTTCACCATGGATATTCCACATATTACATGGGAAATTTGCAGTGTTTcaaggtagatttttttttccccttttatgtGTAATTCCAGGTCATTTTTTATTGTATACCTTTACTATTAAAGTCCCAGGAACAATGATTTATTGTCACAGAAACATCCGAAGGACTCTGGTTTTCTCACCAAGCGCTGGGGTGGAGGCTTGGCCATGGGAGAGGCAGCTCAGCCAGGAAAATCAGGGAATAGGAAAGTCTGGGGCCCCTCCTGAGCCTTCAGCATCTTTACCTTGTTATTTAGATGATGGCTTTTGGgccataataataataataataattgtagCAATAACaatggtaataataataacaataataataacaacagtactaataacaataataattttaaaatgatcCCTTCCCAGATCTcaagctctgtccctgccccgctgaccccactgccacagggctggggaagggttgGACCCAACCATGGCAAACACCACCAGGATTCCTCGGCACAGAGATCCAACCCAGTCCCACATCCACAGCAACCTGGGGATAACTTcccatccctgttcccagagAAATCCGGGAAGGCAGAAGGTGTTGAAGTTAAGGAATGTTTAAGTCAGCCAGAAGGATTCTAGACTAGAAGGTTTCACTTTGAACTGAAATGTGCCCAGGACCATTCCCAGCCTCCCCATTCGCActccctttcccatttttttgtCCATCTGGATCCCTTTCACCTCACCCACCACCACCCAGGCACCAAATAAGGAAGGAAAGTAGCACTGACTGTTGTCATTATTTATTACAAATTATAAATTGAATATTACTGTCTAAAAAATAATCAAtagatttaaataaatatacagaTTTCAGGATGCTACATATGGCAGGTGTGCAGTAAGTCACTTAAGGACGGGACATTCCACACACGAGGAGATTGACAGAGTACTTTACAGcagtagttttattttaaattactcacATTAAACCATGTGCAAAATTTCCTCTGGAACAAACCCTTTcagggttttcttcttttggtttttttagagTGACTCCAACCTTCAGAAGGTCAAAGATAAGAACAGATTCTCTGCAGCTTTGGGGACCAAATGattaatttgctgtttcattCACAACACAATCAATTGGTCttattttccccctctccaggGCTTAAAGCAAAAtcaaggaattatttttcttgtccaTCGGGACTACCCTTGCAACAGCCACAGATTTTGGTCCACCACCATCTTCAAGCAGCCTTCCCAAAGCTCCTGTGCGACGCTGGCGTGGGCAGCAGAGGGACCCAGAGTGGGGAGCAGTTCTTtacctgccctgcccggggggcagccctggctccccGCAGAGCTCAGTCTGCccaggcaaacaaacaaaagtgcATTTGTGACACAGCTCCGGAGCCCTGGGCCTGCCTTGGGTTGGTTTCTGGGCACTGGGCTCAGtgcttttcccaaatttttccttccctcccctgggCCAGCGGATCTGGGTTTAAACCTGAGCCTAAGCTcagacagggctgtgctcccttACAGGATCACaggggttgggttggaagggaccctaaagatgATCCAGGTCCAACCAGTCCTTCCCTCCACACCATTCCCACCTGGCTGCCCCTCACCTGATGCATTCCCCACCCaggctccccttcccctgcccccctGAGTGGTCATTTACTGTccagagcccagctcagagctggccTAAGCCAAGCAGCAAGTCAGGCTTTGTGTGCCCTCTCCCCaccaccccagctctgccccagcctttctctccaggcagagctgggggaaatctgGGATATTCAGGAGCTGGAAGTCCTCACTGAGGGTGTGTCCAGGGAGATGCGACGGGGTCACTGACCCAGACCAGGGCTCTGCTCACCCTCCCCTCGCTATGGGGGCACAaacccagccccacagcagccacacctGGGCATCCTTGGGGTCACCGATGCTCAACTACAGCCAGAAGATCCACCCCAGTGATTTCTCAGCCCCTGACtgcccagctggctccaggtAATGATGAAATAAACTTTTAACACAAACTGGGCGCTGTTCCCCCACGGGAGCCTCATCCACAGGCACTGAGTGACAAGAGAAAACAGTGCCAAGCTCacccctgcctgcagagagcagccaaACCCCAGTGCAGCGGGCTGGGCCCAGCTCAGCTCCGGGGCAGAGCAGCCTCGGCCAGGGACGGGCTCGGTgctgcctggcccagccctgcccagaaccCCTGGCTGTGATTCACCCACCACAcgtgggctcagcccctgcccagggctccagggcacagtccagctggtgctgctccagcacgAGCCTTGCCTGATCCAAAAAGGCACAATTCAGCTCCAGGACACTTCTCTGACTGTGTGGAGAGACAGTTCTTTCCCTTGACAGCAGTCCCTTGAGTGCCGGTTGATGCAGCAGGAACACGGAGACTTCCACTTCCTCCCCTTCCACTCACAGCCTTCCTTCAGCTCTAGCAACCAACAGCGGAGCTGGAGGCACCCACAGGACTCCAAATTCTTCTGGTGAGCTCGGTGTGCACCTGTCTTTATCTCTTCTTCTTCCAGATGTTTTTCTCCCAGGGCAGAGCGGGTGGCCGTGTGTCCCTCCGGGAGCGCTGCTGGCGTTTGCCGGAGCGCGGGCTGGGCACCCTGAGGTCCCTGGGAACAGAAGGGACACCGTGGTCACTCTCCAGCCCACCTGCCCCCTACCCAGTACCCCCATTACGACATTTATCTACCCCTCAGCACAATTTGCTGGGAGGCAGGAGATGGGAGAAAGAAGAGTAGGAATTTCTGGATGAAGGTGCAGCAGGGCTTCATCAAGCCCAGCGAGGTGGGAGAGGATTCAAGGATGACCCAAGGGCTGCTTCCCAAATCTGCCTTTCAGAAAGTGTCCCCACTGCTTCTAATTTAATTGCCACCAATTCATTAATTTGCCGCCTCCCTTTAGCTCAGCTACACTCCTGGAGTTGTGGCTTCTCCCCACAGTTCCCTGATGTGGGGTTAGCAGAGCTCAGTCCTTGGGCCCAAAGTTGCTGCCCAATAAATTATCTTCCCACACGGTGCCATCCCCCTCCCCGCCCTCTGTCCATCACCCACCTGCCTGTCCCACATCAGAGGAGCTGCCCACTCCAATCAAGAATTTCATTTTAGGTTATATTGCTGTGGTTTGGGAAGGGCACACGCAGCCCTGGCCCCTCAGATGGGGCCTTCAGTGCGCCAGAGAGCAGAAACAGCCAAGTCTGCTCCTTCCAAGGAGACAGGAGGAGGTCAGGTCCCGGGCTAACTGCAGCCTGGAGCCACAGCCACACATTTTGAAGTGCTCATAAGGAATGTTCAGAGGGGGTTTAGGTGCCCTGCTCACCTGAGAGCTCTCAGCAGCCCATGATGGGGAGGCCTCGTGGCAGCGCTCTGCGGAGACCTCGCTGATGCTCCAGAGCTCACGGGGAGCTTCAGACTCTGGAGGTACCTAAAGAGCAAGAGGAGAAGCCTGAGCCACCCAGAGCCAGGCTGCGGGGAGCTCAGGGGAGCCTGGCCCGGTGACAGACAGCTGAATGCACGGCTTTGAAGGGTTAATTGCAGCTATTCGGGAGCTATTCACGGCTCACTTTGACTGCcattccctgtgccagagctCCTCTATTCACAGGCACATTTAATGGTTGGGGATTGTAACTCTTGCCTGGTTATGGAATTAATGACAGATATCCACGACCACTGCACTCCCCTCCCTTCAGCAGCGCTGCTGAAGCTGAACTGAGACCCCACCGTGCCATAAACTGAGGTGGCCACAGGACATTTGGCTGCTaagccccagctcagagcagtcctgctctgctcccctctgaGCCATGCAGGGGACACTGGTGTCCCAAAACTCCACACCCTCAcctgtcccattcccacatgcttccagctcctccttccAAGCAGGGGACACTGGTGTCCCAAAAATCCACACCCTCACCTGTCCCACTCCCACATGCTGTCAGCTCTCTTTTCCTAGCAGGGGACACCGGTGTCCCAAAGCTCCACACCCTcacctgccccattccctgctgcttccagctcccccttcccaccagcatccccagctcttccccagcctcctggcagcagcaggggtggaggtgacactgctgcctgccagctgctgaGGGGACCCTTGTGCACCCGGTGACACTGTCAGGGCTCTCCCAGGAGGGCAGAAAAAAGCCACCAGGCAAATCCCAGCTGTTGGCAAGGAGCcctccccagggagctgtgcagacacccaagccctgcctgtccctcctccccgggcagcccccaGGGATGCCCCCAGCGCTTACCCAGGCCTGCCCTGGCAGAAGGTGGCACAGGTGCTGTCCCTGGAGCGCCAGCACTGGCACCTGCCCGCCGACCTCTTGCGCCGCCTTGGCGGGCTGCCCAAGCCGTAGGGAGCGGTATGCctgggaaaaacaaaggaattcaGCTGTGCCACCGGCTTTTTATTGGCCAGCAGGTTTATAACAGGGTGCTGGGAGGCAGCCAAGCCAGGGCCAGGATAATAAAAAACTCATCTATAGGCATAAGGTGAAAAGGTCACTGGTGGGTCTGAGCCTTTAaactccagctcctctcccacctACTGTTttccccaccctccctgccGGGAGACGGCCGCTCTGCgctggctgggaaggggagTTTTCACTCCTTGCAGCAGCCCAGGTGCCTGTGCAAGGGTTGGGCGAGCTGGCAGCTCCCATGGGTGGCACAGCTCCTGAGGGGCACGgctggcccagcccagcagccccagccgAGGCGCCAGCactttccttccctgcaggtTTAACATGCAGGACATGGCACAGCCCGAGATGTCTCGGGGCCAGAGCAGGTTCTCATGCCCACAGCCCGCTCCCAGAGCTGCGAGCACACTCCCGCTCCATCTCTGATGGCAATCTCCTCTCCCAGAGGCTGCGCGATTGGCAGGGACTGCAACAACTCCCCGAGCAAGCAGCGAGTTGTAAGTGCATGTCAGCCAGCGCGGTTATAACCACACCTGAGCGCGTGTGTTGTGCTGGGCTGCGATGGCCATTGGTCTGAAAGCGCCGGGAAATCTGCTCGGCATTCCTGAGGGCAGGACTTGGCAGCCGCGGGCCCACCGCTGCCTCATTAGCAGcactggcaggcagcagccaggttTACAGCGTGCGAGTGCGGAGAGGAACTTTTCCGACTTGCAGCCGCAACATCTCGCTGCTGCTGCGGGCTCGCAGAGGTGCAAACCTCAGGAGAAGGCGAGGCCAGGAGGAAGCGGCGCGCTGTGCTTTCACCCCGACCCCCGGGGCTTGGACAAacacctgagcagcagcagcagcacagtttgTCCCCTTCTGGGCTGGCCGTGCACCTCGGAGCAGGTGCTGCCAGAGCCCCAGAGCCCCGGGCCCCTTTCCCAGCCGCCTCCGGAGGAAGGTACAGCCCCTGCCCATCGCCAGAGCCGCCCCGAGCGCCGCGCTCTGCTCACCCAGGTGTGTTGACCCAGATGATGTCCAGGTGACAGAAGTAGATGCATTCCTTATCCAGCCAGCTGTTGCAGGAACATCGCTTGCTCCTCGGCGGCGCGGCCAGGTGCGACTCGGGCGGGGGATGGCCCAGGCCTGCGGAGGAGGAGGGGATGAGCGGCCCAGCCCGTGCCTGTGTCCCCTCGGGGGTCGCGGCGATGTCCCCGCGCCGGCGGGAGCGCGGTGAGGCTGCGGCTCCTCCCGGAGCGAGGGTCCCGCACCGCGCCCGCGGCCTCCGCGCACACCCCGGGCACCCCCGGCCCCCTCCCCGCGCCGAGGGGGCGCAGGGGGTCCCCCCTCCCCTGCGGGCACCCCCGgggcccccagccccgctccagcCCGGGGCTCACCGGCTTCCAGCAGGGCGCAGAGGGCGAGCGCCAGCAGCACGGCGGTGTAGCTGCCCATGACCGCggctctgcgctggcagctttggggctcCTCCCgggcttttcctccttttcctcgCGTCCCGGCTGTTCCAGCGGAGCCGCCGCGCTGCGTCTGGAGCCGGCGGGAGCCCGGCAGGTGCTTTAtagccccggcccggcgcgtCAGCCGCTCCGCCCCCGGGGAACGCCGGGCTCGCTGGGGCGGGCGCGGAGCCCCCGCTCCTCCCTGGAGAACTCCTCGGGTTCTTCTGCCTGGGCAGCTCCGGGGAGAAAGTGCCGGGGGGTGGGAAGAGTCTCCGGGGATGCCGTGAGGGGGGACCGTGTGCGGAGCGTGCCctgagcggggctggggctgcgggGAAAGGCAGCGAGCAcgggggggctgcaggcagtgcccccCTGGGAGCTCCCCGCAGCTCCTCCGGCCCCGGGGGATGCTTTAAACAGCACAAACTGGGCAGAATTCAAGATCAAAGTCAAGTTTTCACTTGAAATGTCTTCATTTGacttaatttgttttaataaaaatgcagattGATCAACTCACTTGAAAATGCTGCTCATTTCGTGCAATGACAGCCTCAGCTTTCTCTCTATTTTCTCCTCTAAATCAACTTTAGGACTTTTGCTGCGTTCGGCAATTAAAACTTCTTGCAATAAATCTGCCTGAGCACTGTCTAATTTCGCTTCAGCATTCATGTGGCTCATTGGACATTATCTGTACATTTTTGGGATGCGAATCATGTGAAGCACAGTCACCTCCTGGCATGCCCGAGGAGGAGTCAGAGCCCTTCACCTTGCCCGTGGAGTGTCAGGCAGAAGCAGGAAATTCCTCCGGGGAAGTGCTGGGTCCCGACCATGCCAGGGATGGATCACGGCTTCCAGGCACCCTGAATTCCTTGAGAGCACCGATCCAGCTTGGAACGGCAGCTCCAGGCACGGCAAATCCCGCGAGCGGTTTAGGAAAGCGAAATCACCGCCTTTGACTTTTGCAAGAGGTTCTCAAAAAGCTTCTCGGGAAAGGGAGggtattttatttgtttaccACGAGCAGTTCAGCTTTTTATGGCCCTGTTGTCATGGGCAGATGCAAGGTGGTGACAATTAGAGCCACAGTGAGGGCTCATGCACAGGAACACGTGagtgaggaaagaaagggaaataaggaaaggtgcagggagggagagTGAGGAAAACAGCTCCTGAGACAGAGcttctgctcacagcagctcaTGGAAGTAAAGCAGGTGATGAGTGCAGTCCTGCAGGCAAAGTCTGGAGGATCTGACATCCCCTTGgtccaggcagcagagggaattCCCCTCTGTGCTCATGCGAAATGCACACCGGGGgtgtgtgaggggaaaaaacagtgGGAGCAAAGAAACAGCCACAGACATTTCCAGAGGGCCTGAAGTGAGGGGGCACAGAGGCCAGAGCAGATGAAAAATGGATGTATGGGCACGCCATGAAAATGACAGAGTAGAGGATGTGTCAGGCAGAGAAAATCAGGAAGAGTGCAAATGATAAATTAATAAGAAAGTAAAGATAGAACtcataaaataaagcaaacagagAGAAGTGTTTAACCTCTGTATCAATGCAACAATTATTCTaaagaaaacagggaaacacaaaagcagcattACCTGTTGCTGCCCATATTCCAGCTGTGCCAAGTTTCAGAGTTATGTCAGAGTTGTGTGTGACATTCCAGATGCCAGTGATACAATAAATCTGCCTTGGCTCCCgttcctgctcctcaccctggTCACTGCGGGCTGAAAGACGATCCCCTCGACGTGGGGAAGGCAACGCAGCCGTGTTTGCTCACCCCGAGGGAAGGCTGGGGAGTAAATGACATCATTTTATAAAAAAGGGAGCTCTCTCTGGAGGGGTGCTGCCGTGAGGGCTGGGACAGAACCAGGGTGCTGCCACTCGGCGGGGTTGGTTTGCTGAAGGGATCAGCCCTGTCACACACAGACCCAGTGCCTCAGGCGAGGAACCACAGCCTCAAGCAAACCCCAGGATCTGGGCATCTGTGTTCAGGGAGTTTCCTCCACCCGGGCTCTGTCACCCAGCTCGCATTTCTGCAGAGCACCTGGAGCCCCACGTACCTGTCTGCAATCTCCTGAGGCTGGAAGTGCCCAGctgtctgctgctgcctgcctgtcGTGCCAGGTGTAAAAACATCTTCACAAACCAGGCCTTTCATCCAAAGATTTCTCAATTGTTGTCTTCATTCCCCACAAATCTCACCAGACTGAAAACGGAGCAAGCGTTACACCCTCCTGCTCATCTGTGTCTGAGGAAGGGAGCctgaattcccttttttctccaggaaaagcccccctgtgctgagcaggcaCCGACCTGAGCAGCTCACCTTGGGAAGTTTGGCACCAGAACTCCAAAGATCCCAAaggatgtggggctggggatgaaTTCCACTGTTCCTTGCAGGGATGTGGGAACCCTGCAGGGACGAGGTGGGGTTGGCACTGAACTGGCTTTGAACTGACCCAGCTCCGAGAGCTTTGTCCAGAGCTAAGGAGTTCCTGTGGAAAAacaatactttaaaaagttgttttgcCTTCGGGGCTTTGTGAGGGAGGATGCCCAGACAGAAGGTGAAGCAGCTGCTTCAGCACCAAACacatccccacagagcaggtgggactcagtgatcctggaggtcttttccaacctcagtgattccaCAGTTCAGTGATTATTCTGGTGTCTGTGGTGCCTCCAAGAATACCTGCTTGGTTTAGGTTGAATCGAGggatattctgagctggaagggacccaccaggatcttccagtccagctcctgtccctgcccagacccccaacaatcccccctgagcatccctgcagcgctgtccaaaggctcctggagctgtggcagcctcggggccgtgcccattccctggggagc from the Prinia subflava isolate CZ2003 ecotype Zambia chromosome 24, Cam_Psub_1.2, whole genome shotgun sequence genome contains:
- the EDN2 gene encoding endothelin-2, whose product is MGSYTAVLLALALCALLEAGLGHPPPESHLAAPPRSKRCSCNSWLDKECIYFCHLDIIWVNTPGHTAPYGLGSPPRRRKRSAGRCQCWRSRDSTCATFCQGRPGYLQSLKLPVSSGASARSPQSAATRPPHHGLLRALRDLRVPSPRSGKRQQRSRRDTRPPALPWEKNIWKKKR